One Ooceraea biroi isolate clonal line C1 chromosome 6, Obir_v5.4, whole genome shotgun sequence genomic window carries:
- the LOC105278611 gene encoding tyrosine-protein phosphatase non-receptor type 4 isoform X3, with product MIESVSRRALSGSSGSYHVRGAELARNRRLKSLSATVTFLDDTQHTFQLDKRAKGQVLLDLVFQHLELIEKDYFGLQYAENGVNATIPTSDVMRWLDPSKPIKKQIRSKGGHFFFKVKFYVSDPSKLQEEYTRYQFYLQIRRDILQGKLQLPPSTACLIASYTVQSELGDYHPEEHGSGYLSQLQLIPGQTEDMEKKISELHKLHKGQLPADAEFNFLDHAKRLDMYGVELHKARDSTNKEIQLGVTSIGLVIFQNGIKINVFSWSKIVKISFKRKQFFIQLRREQSETYDTLLGFNMQTYRSSKNLWKACVEHHTFFRLHSPKMRPKRFPLTLSSRFTYSGRTEFQTVEDGKHRARVERTFIRSPSKKIAHAIASVTEDKGKMTIPPGRSSRSYDNKVQSLGAREPRQAWGEGNQSDEEEITASYTQGGAFSPALGSRIFSYADDDTAAERNIYDLPDYSEPTSSPAPQILEDGLVTISLTPDEQGRFGFNVKGGLDLDMPILVSRVAPNTPADRCYPKLNEGDQVVYINGIDVSGLLHERVVNLIRQSRDRGSGELTLTVRPNALYNALAGTDETSEEEPPYRYVPDAPHAAIGSDALAQSMLLLADGLASGALIAQYEQLYRKNPELTSLESKKPENQSKNRYRDISPYDVTRVILMGSANGDYINANYVNMEIPGSGIINRYIATQGPLSSTVADFWQMVLEAGSTLVVMLTTLVERGRAKCHQYWPAYNETLTLRNLTLTSTAENVEDTFIFREFILRDVNTGEERDITHMQYCSWPDHGVPSDWRQFTTFTERVRAARTGIVEPAVVHCSAGIGRTGVLVLMETALCLIEANQPVYPLDIVRSMRDQRAMMIQNASQYKFVCEAVHKAYSEGIAKPLPEFSR from the exons ATGATTGAGAGCGTATCACGCAGAGCGTTGAGTGGCTCCAGTGGGAGCTACCACGTTCGTGGTGCTGAATTAGCAAGGAATCGCAGATTGAAATCTTTATCAGCTACTGTTACTTTTTTAGACGATACACAACACACATTTCAATTAGAT aaACGAGCAAAGGGGCAAGTTCTATTGGACTTGGTGTTTCAACATCTAGAACTTATTGAAAAGGATTACTTTGGTTTACAATATGCAGAAAATGGAGTTAACGCGACTATTCCTACATCTGATGTAATG agaTGGCTGGATCCCTCTAAGCCCATAAAAAAGCAGATAAGAAGTAAGG GTGgacatttctttttcaaagtaaaattttatgtatccGATCCTAGCAAATTACAAGAGGAATACACCAGATaccaattttatttacaaatacGAAGAGATATTCTTCAAGGGAAACTTCAGTTGCCTCCTAGTACAGCTTGTCTAATTGCAAGTTACACAGTGCAAT CGGAATTGGGAGATTATCATCCAGAGGAACATGGGTCAGGCTATCTCTCGCAATTGCAATTGATACCTGGACAGACGGAAGATATGGAAAAGAAGATATCAGAGCTACATAAGCTGCATAA ggGACAGTTGCCAGCTGATGCagaattcaattttttagATCATGCAAAGCGTTTGGATATGTATGGAGTGGAATTACATAAAGCGAGA GATTCGACAAACAAAGAGATACAATTAGGCGTTACGTCGATCGGTTTGGTCATATTTCAAAACGGCATTAAAATCAACGTATTCTCATGGTCGAAAATAGTTAAGATTTCTTTTaagagaaaacaattttttatacagCTTCGACGAGAACAA TCTGAAACCTACGATACATTACTGGGCTTCAACATGCAGACTTACCGTAGTTCGAAAAATTTGTGGAAGGCCTGCGTCGAGCATCACACTTTCTTTAGGCTGCACAGTCCGAAAATGCGACCAAAACGGTTTCCCCTCACTTTAAGCAGCAGGTTTACGTATTCGGGGCGAACGGAATTTCAAACGGTTGAAGATGGGAAACACAGAGCGCGCGTGGAAAGGACGTTTATACG ATCACCCAGCAAGAAAATAGCTCATGCTATTGCGTCTGTTACCGAAGACAAAGGCAAGATGACAATACCTCCTGGAAGATCTTCACGATCGTACGACAATAAGGTGCAGTCCCTCGGTGCACGTGAACCACGTCAGGCGTGGGGTGAAGGAAATCAAAGTGACGA GGAAGAAATAACAGCAAGCTACACGCAAGGTGGAGCGTTCTCTCCAGCGTTAGGATCTCGAATATTCAGTTACGCGGATGACGATACAGCTGCCGAAAGAAATATCTATGATCTGCCAGATTATAGCGAACCAACTAGTTCGCCAGCACCGCAA ATATTGGAGGATGGTCTAGTGACGATATCTTTGACACCGGACGAACAAGGCCGTTTTGGCTTTAACGTAAAAGGTGGATTAGATTTAGATATGCCGATCTTGGTGTCACGCGTTGCCCCGAACACACCCGCTGATCGCTGCTATCCAAAACTGAACGAGGGAGATCAA GTTGTTTACATCAATGGAATCGACGTTAGTGGCTTGTTGCATGAGCGCGTGGTAAATTTAATACGGCAGTCACGCGACCGCGGATCCGGTGAACTCACGCTAACTGTCAGACCTAATGCCCTGTATAACGCATTGGCTGGTACCGACGAGACATCTGAGGAAGAGCCACCTTATAG ATATGTACCTGATGCACCTCATGCGGCCATTGGATCTGATGCATTGGCGCAATCTATGCTGTTGCTCGCGGATGGTCTAGCGAGCGGTGCCCTGATCGCGCAATACGAACAATTATACAGAAAGAATCCGGAACTCACGTCACTCGAATCGAAGAAACCAGAGAATCAGTCGAAAAATCGTTACCGGGATATATCACCGT ACGACGTTACTCGAGTAATTTTGATGGGATCTGCAAATGGAGATTACATTAACGCCAATTATGTGAACATGGAGATACCAGGATCAGGgattattaatagatacaTCGCTACGCAAGGCCCGCTGTCTTCCACTGTCGCCGACTTTTGGCAAATGGTTCTAGAAGCCGGTAGTACGCTCGTTGTTATGTTGACGACCCTAGTTGAACGCGGTCGTGCAAAGTGTCACCAATACTGGCCGGCGTATAATGAGACTCTGACGTTAAGAAATCTTACTCTTACGTCGACCGCAGAAAACGTCGaagatacatttatttttcgagaatTTATACTCCGCGATGTCAAT ACcggagaagaaagagatataACGCATATGCAGTATTGTAGCTGGCCTGACCACGGAGTGCCCAGTGATTGGCGACAATTTACCACGTTTACAGAGCGCGTGAGAGCAGCTCGTACTGGAATAGTCGAACCTGCGGTTGTGCACTGTTCCGCTGGCATAGGACGAACCGGTGTGCTAGTTTTAATGGAAACTGCATTGTGTCTAATTGAAGCTAATCAACCAGTCTACCCATTAGATATTGTACGCTCTATGAGAGATCAGAGAGCGATGATGATACAAAATGCT agtcaatataaatttgtgtGTGAAGCAGTCCATAAGGCTTACAGCGAAGGAATAGCTAAGCCACTTCCAGAGTTCAGTaggtga
- the LOC105278610 gene encoding XK-related protein 6, whose translation MEERNHKHHLGHLANMFPVIHFNTDVVDIPTDAPCISKLDIFLLACSIVMHILDMCFDYNIAVRYCLAGKMTYFAWTMCLIILPSLVNVIVSKRMQRQDKEMNSSTDSLSDNKTTRLLIQSKLCFVIAVVMQLAPVIHYWETLKYALKARKCEKSGDHAGERRYYIKMLKEDQDVALLRVFECFLEAAPQQILQLTLMLKHYHNEVNFEFVHQVGSIVSSLTSMGWAMASYHRSVRLAQQDKSNISIVGTVLQFLWHFCITVARIISLGVIASVWPLYTILGCVLHWISMTIWILIDSNGILEFCRTYSRPPHMQPMFKERIYSILFATVIGIVHTFIFLNTIDGNTFWKHLCFYMLCGLENVAANLLWRYTELSPEVKSAWYFDTFPIICLVSFVLGVAAILVYYTMCHPSKRRHSLNTPLQVA comes from the exons ATGGAAGAAAGAAATCACAAACATCACCTTGGCCACTTGGCTAACATGTTTCCAGTCATTCATTTTAATACCGACGTCGTGGACATACCGACAGATGCTCCTTGCATCTCCAAGTTAGATATCTTTCTTTTGGCTTGTTCCATCGTTATGCATATTTTGGACATGTGCTTTGACTATAACATCGCCGTCCGATATTGTCTGGCCGGCAAAATGACATATTTTGCTTGGACAATGTGTCTTATCATCCTGCCTTCTTTGGTGAATGTCATCGTCAGCAAAAGAATGCAACGTCAAGATAAAGAA ATGAATTCTAGTACAGACTCGTTAAGTGACAATAAGACAACACGTTTACTGATTCAAAGCAAATTATGCTTTGTGATTGCTGTCGTTATGCAATTAGCACCAGTTATACATTACTGGGAAACCTTGAAGTATGCCTTAAAAGCACGCAAATGCGAGAAGTCTGGAGATCATGCTGGCGAGAGACGATATTACATCAAGATGCTCAAGGAGGATCAGGATGTTGCGTTATTGAGAGTGTTTGAATGTTTTTTAGAAGCAGCACCACAACAAATCCTGCAGCTGACGTTAATGCTGAAGCATTACCATAATGAAGTTAATTTTGAat TTGTACACCAAGTAGGTAGTATCGTTAGTTCACTCACAAGTATGGGATGGGCCATGGCCAGTTATCATCGCAGTGTTCGACTAGCACAACAGGATAAATCGAACATTAGTATTGTAGGAACCGTTCTGCAATTTCTGTGGCACTTCTGCATTACAG TGGCAAGAATCATATCGCTCGGTGTGATTGCGAGCGTTTGGCCCCTGTATACCATACTTGGTTGCGTACTGCACTGGATAAGCATGACAATTTGGATCTTAATCGATTCTAATGGAATATTAGAATTTTGTCGAACCTACAGTCGCCCACCGCACATGCAACCAATGTTCAAGGAACGCatttattctatattatttgCCACGGTCATTGGTATAGTccatacttttatatttctaaatacCATAGATGGCAACACATTTTGGAAGCATCTGTGTTTTTATATGCTCTGTGGGTTGGAAAATGTCGCCGCAAACCTATTGTGGCGATATACTGAACTTTCTCCTGAAGTTAAGAGTGCTTGGTATTTTGATACGTTTCCTATTATCTGTCTCGTCTCCTTTGTTCTGGGAGTGGCAGCAATATTAGTGTACTATACTATGTGTCATCCCTCAAAAAGACGACATAGTTTAAACACACCGTTACAAGTGGCGTAA
- the LOC105278612 gene encoding dynein light chain roadblock-type 2, producing the protein MAQEVEETMKRIQSHKGVVGTIVVNAEGIPIKSTLDNTTTVQYAGLISQLSDKARSVVRDLDPTNDLTFLRIRSKKHEIMVAPDKEFILIVVQNPVD; encoded by the exons ATG gCACAAGAAGTTGAAGAAACTATGAAACGAATTCAGTCTCATAAAGGAGTAGTTGGGACAATAGTAGTGAACGCGGAAG GCATACCTATTAAATCAACGTTAGACAATACAACAACGGTTCAATATGCAGGCTTGATAAGTCAGTTGTCGGATAAGGCTCGCTCCGTCGTACGTGACTTGGATCCAACGAATGATTTAACCTTTTTACGCATACGTAGCaaaaaacatgaaattatGGTTGCACCGGACAAGGAATTCATATTAATCGTAGTACAAAATCCAGTTGATTGA
- the LOC105278611 gene encoding tyrosine-protein phosphatase non-receptor type 4 isoform X1 yields MIESVSRRALSGSSGSYHVRGAELARNRRLKSLSATVTFLDDTQHTFQLDKRAKGQVLLDLVFQHLELIEKDYFGLQYAENGVNATIPTSDVMRWLDPSKPIKKQIRSKGGHFFFKVKFYVSDPSKLQEEYTRYQFYLQIRRDILQGKLQLPPSTACLIASYTVQSELGDYHPEEHGSGYLSQLQLIPGQTEDMEKKISELHKLHKGQLPADAEFNFLDHAKRLDMYGVELHKARDSTNKEIQLGVTSIGLVIFQNGIKINVFSWSKIVKISFKRKQFFIQLRREQSETYDTLLGFNMQTYRSSKNLWKACVEHHTFFRLHSPKMRPKRFPLTLSSRFTYSGRTEFQTVEDGKHRARVERTFIRSPSKKIAHAIASVTEDKGKMTIPPGRSSRSYDNKVQSLGAREPRQAWGEGNQSDDEGGFLSLREEITASYTQGGAFSPALGSRIFSYADDDTAAERNIYDLPDYSEPTSSPAPQILEDGLVTISLTPDEQGRFGFNVKGGLDLDMPILVSRVAPNTPADRCYPKLNEGDQVVYINGIDVSGLLHERVVNLIRQSRDRGSGELTLTVRPNALYNALAGTDETSEEEPPYRYVPDAPHAAIGSDALAQSMLLLADGLASGALIAQYEQLYRKNPELTSLESKKPENQSKNRYRDISPYDVTRVILMGSANGDYINANYVNMEIPGSGIINRYIATQGPLSSTVADFWQMVLEAGSTLVVMLTTLVERGRAKCHQYWPAYNETLTLRNLTLTSTAENVEDTFIFREFILRDVNTGEERDITHMQYCSWPDHGVPSDWRQFTTFTERVRAARTGIVEPAVVHCSAGIGRTGVLVLMETALCLIEANQPVYPLDIVRSMRDQRAMMIQNASQYKFVCEAVHKAYSEGIAKPLPEFSR; encoded by the exons ATGATTGAGAGCGTATCACGCAGAGCGTTGAGTGGCTCCAGTGGGAGCTACCACGTTCGTGGTGCTGAATTAGCAAGGAATCGCAGATTGAAATCTTTATCAGCTACTGTTACTTTTTTAGACGATACACAACACACATTTCAATTAGAT aaACGAGCAAAGGGGCAAGTTCTATTGGACTTGGTGTTTCAACATCTAGAACTTATTGAAAAGGATTACTTTGGTTTACAATATGCAGAAAATGGAGTTAACGCGACTATTCCTACATCTGATGTAATG agaTGGCTGGATCCCTCTAAGCCCATAAAAAAGCAGATAAGAAGTAAGG GTGgacatttctttttcaaagtaaaattttatgtatccGATCCTAGCAAATTACAAGAGGAATACACCAGATaccaattttatttacaaatacGAAGAGATATTCTTCAAGGGAAACTTCAGTTGCCTCCTAGTACAGCTTGTCTAATTGCAAGTTACACAGTGCAAT CGGAATTGGGAGATTATCATCCAGAGGAACATGGGTCAGGCTATCTCTCGCAATTGCAATTGATACCTGGACAGACGGAAGATATGGAAAAGAAGATATCAGAGCTACATAAGCTGCATAA ggGACAGTTGCCAGCTGATGCagaattcaattttttagATCATGCAAAGCGTTTGGATATGTATGGAGTGGAATTACATAAAGCGAGA GATTCGACAAACAAAGAGATACAATTAGGCGTTACGTCGATCGGTTTGGTCATATTTCAAAACGGCATTAAAATCAACGTATTCTCATGGTCGAAAATAGTTAAGATTTCTTTTaagagaaaacaattttttatacagCTTCGACGAGAACAA TCTGAAACCTACGATACATTACTGGGCTTCAACATGCAGACTTACCGTAGTTCGAAAAATTTGTGGAAGGCCTGCGTCGAGCATCACACTTTCTTTAGGCTGCACAGTCCGAAAATGCGACCAAAACGGTTTCCCCTCACTTTAAGCAGCAGGTTTACGTATTCGGGGCGAACGGAATTTCAAACGGTTGAAGATGGGAAACACAGAGCGCGCGTGGAAAGGACGTTTATACG ATCACCCAGCAAGAAAATAGCTCATGCTATTGCGTCTGTTACCGAAGACAAAGGCAAGATGACAATACCTCCTGGAAGATCTTCACGATCGTACGACAATAAGGTGCAGTCCCTCGGTGCACGTGAACCACGTCAGGCGTGGGGTGAAGGAAATCAAAGTGACGA tgaaggtggttttttatctTTGAGGGAAGAAATAACAGCAAGCTACACGCAAGGTGGAGCGTTCTCTCCAGCGTTAGGATCTCGAATATTCAGTTACGCGGATGACGATACAGCTGCCGAAAGAAATATCTATGATCTGCCAGATTATAGCGAACCAACTAGTTCGCCAGCACCGCAA ATATTGGAGGATGGTCTAGTGACGATATCTTTGACACCGGACGAACAAGGCCGTTTTGGCTTTAACGTAAAAGGTGGATTAGATTTAGATATGCCGATCTTGGTGTCACGCGTTGCCCCGAACACACCCGCTGATCGCTGCTATCCAAAACTGAACGAGGGAGATCAA GTTGTTTACATCAATGGAATCGACGTTAGTGGCTTGTTGCATGAGCGCGTGGTAAATTTAATACGGCAGTCACGCGACCGCGGATCCGGTGAACTCACGCTAACTGTCAGACCTAATGCCCTGTATAACGCATTGGCTGGTACCGACGAGACATCTGAGGAAGAGCCACCTTATAG ATATGTACCTGATGCACCTCATGCGGCCATTGGATCTGATGCATTGGCGCAATCTATGCTGTTGCTCGCGGATGGTCTAGCGAGCGGTGCCCTGATCGCGCAATACGAACAATTATACAGAAAGAATCCGGAACTCACGTCACTCGAATCGAAGAAACCAGAGAATCAGTCGAAAAATCGTTACCGGGATATATCACCGT ACGACGTTACTCGAGTAATTTTGATGGGATCTGCAAATGGAGATTACATTAACGCCAATTATGTGAACATGGAGATACCAGGATCAGGgattattaatagatacaTCGCTACGCAAGGCCCGCTGTCTTCCACTGTCGCCGACTTTTGGCAAATGGTTCTAGAAGCCGGTAGTACGCTCGTTGTTATGTTGACGACCCTAGTTGAACGCGGTCGTGCAAAGTGTCACCAATACTGGCCGGCGTATAATGAGACTCTGACGTTAAGAAATCTTACTCTTACGTCGACCGCAGAAAACGTCGaagatacatttatttttcgagaatTTATACTCCGCGATGTCAAT ACcggagaagaaagagatataACGCATATGCAGTATTGTAGCTGGCCTGACCACGGAGTGCCCAGTGATTGGCGACAATTTACCACGTTTACAGAGCGCGTGAGAGCAGCTCGTACTGGAATAGTCGAACCTGCGGTTGTGCACTGTTCCGCTGGCATAGGACGAACCGGTGTGCTAGTTTTAATGGAAACTGCATTGTGTCTAATTGAAGCTAATCAACCAGTCTACCCATTAGATATTGTACGCTCTATGAGAGATCAGAGAGCGATGATGATACAAAATGCT agtcaatataaatttgtgtGTGAAGCAGTCCATAAGGCTTACAGCGAAGGAATAGCTAAGCCACTTCCAGAGTTCAGTaggtga
- the LOC105278613 gene encoding cyclin-Y-like protein 1-B has protein sequence MGNKNSCCVYSSPQVGRKEVGPEGTTRNLEERLPEGGISVNNLQHISEREPEDWDSDPSLHPCAGTIFMERSKQAIENGMVRKKSQHQIADIRPLKKSSSCSTIYLDDSTVSQPNLKNTVKCVALAIYYHIKNRTSQRQIDIFDEKLHPVTRDGVTDDYDRHNPEHKQIYKFIRILFNSAQLTAECAIITLVYLERLLTYAEIDITPGNWKRIVLAAILLASKVWDDQAVWNVDYCQILKDITVENMNELERQFLEMLQFNINVPSSVYAKYYFDLRTLAEANELTFPSEPLSKEKAQKLEAMSRVYEDKVTAEALRTGIKKWSSLDNVCIGGPRRSIAILS, from the exons ATGGGAAATAAGAATAGCTGTTGTGTTTACTCCAGTCCGCAGGTTGGACGCAAGGAGGTAGGACCCGAAGGTACCACGCGCAATCTGGAGGAACGCTTACCCGAGGGCGGTATCAGTGTTAATAATTTGCAACATATCAGTGAGCGTGAGCCGGAAGATTGGGACTCGGATCCGTCGCTGCATCCGTGCGCTGGGACCATTTTCATGGAACGCTCCAAGCAAGCTATCGAGA atGGCATGGTAAGAAAAAAGAGTCAACATCAAATAGCGGATATAAGACCCTTAAAGAAAAGTAGCAGTTGCAGTACAATATATCTAGATGACAGTACGGTCTCGCAACCTAATTTAAAGAATACCGTCAAGTGCGTTGCCTTAGCTATTTATTACCACATTAAAAACCGAACTTCGCAGCGGCAGATTGATATATTCGATGAAAAACTGCATCCAGTTACG AGAGATGGCGTTACAGACGATTACGATAGACATAATCCAGAgcataaacaaatatataaatttataagaattctGTTTAACTCTGCTCAGCTTACGGCTGAATGTGCCATTATAACATTGGTTTATCTTGAACGCCTACTTACTTACGCGGAGATAGATATAACACCAGGAAACTGGAAACGAATAGTTTTAGCAGCTATTTTATTGGCATCTAAAGTCTGGGACGATCAGGCAGTGTGGAACGTAGATTACTGccaaatattgaaagatatcacAGTTGAAAATAT GAACGAATTGGAGAGACAATTTCTGGAGATGCTGCAATTCAACATAAATGTTCCTTCAAGTGTGTATGCCAAATATTACTTTGATCTTCGTACACTTGCGGAAGCAAACGAATTAACATTCCCCAGCGAGCCTCTCAGCAAGGAGAAAGCACAAAAGTTGGAAGCTATGTCTAGAGTTTATGAGGACAAAGTTACGGCCGAGGCTCTGCGTACTGGTATTAAAAAATGGTCCAGCTTAGATAACGTATGCATAGGCGGACCTAGACGTAGCATCGCTATTCTGTCTTAA
- the LOC105278611 gene encoding tyrosine-protein phosphatase non-receptor type 4 isoform X2 encodes MIESVSRRALSGSSGSYHVRGAELARNRRLKSLSATVTFLDDTQHTFQLDKRAKGQVLLDLVFQHLELIEKDYFGLQYAENGVNATIPTSDVMRWLDPSKPIKKQIRSGHFFFKVKFYVSDPSKLQEEYTRYQFYLQIRRDILQGKLQLPPSTACLIASYTVQSELGDYHPEEHGSGYLSQLQLIPGQTEDMEKKISELHKLHKGQLPADAEFNFLDHAKRLDMYGVELHKARDSTNKEIQLGVTSIGLVIFQNGIKINVFSWSKIVKISFKRKQFFIQLRREQSETYDTLLGFNMQTYRSSKNLWKACVEHHTFFRLHSPKMRPKRFPLTLSSRFTYSGRTEFQTVEDGKHRARVERTFIRSPSKKIAHAIASVTEDKGKMTIPPGRSSRSYDNKVQSLGAREPRQAWGEGNQSDDEGGFLSLREEITASYTQGGAFSPALGSRIFSYADDDTAAERNIYDLPDYSEPTSSPAPQILEDGLVTISLTPDEQGRFGFNVKGGLDLDMPILVSRVAPNTPADRCYPKLNEGDQVVYINGIDVSGLLHERVVNLIRQSRDRGSGELTLTVRPNALYNALAGTDETSEEEPPYRYVPDAPHAAIGSDALAQSMLLLADGLASGALIAQYEQLYRKNPELTSLESKKPENQSKNRYRDISPYDVTRVILMGSANGDYINANYVNMEIPGSGIINRYIATQGPLSSTVADFWQMVLEAGSTLVVMLTTLVERGRAKCHQYWPAYNETLTLRNLTLTSTAENVEDTFIFREFILRDVNTGEERDITHMQYCSWPDHGVPSDWRQFTTFTERVRAARTGIVEPAVVHCSAGIGRTGVLVLMETALCLIEANQPVYPLDIVRSMRDQRAMMIQNASQYKFVCEAVHKAYSEGIAKPLPEFSR; translated from the exons ATGATTGAGAGCGTATCACGCAGAGCGTTGAGTGGCTCCAGTGGGAGCTACCACGTTCGTGGTGCTGAATTAGCAAGGAATCGCAGATTGAAATCTTTATCAGCTACTGTTACTTTTTTAGACGATACACAACACACATTTCAATTAGAT aaACGAGCAAAGGGGCAAGTTCTATTGGACTTGGTGTTTCAACATCTAGAACTTATTGAAAAGGATTACTTTGGTTTACAATATGCAGAAAATGGAGTTAACGCGACTATTCCTACATCTGATGTAATG agaTGGCTGGATCCCTCTAAGCCCATAAAAAAGCAGATAAGAA GTGgacatttctttttcaaagtaaaattttatgtatccGATCCTAGCAAATTACAAGAGGAATACACCAGATaccaattttatttacaaatacGAAGAGATATTCTTCAAGGGAAACTTCAGTTGCCTCCTAGTACAGCTTGTCTAATTGCAAGTTACACAGTGCAAT CGGAATTGGGAGATTATCATCCAGAGGAACATGGGTCAGGCTATCTCTCGCAATTGCAATTGATACCTGGACAGACGGAAGATATGGAAAAGAAGATATCAGAGCTACATAAGCTGCATAA ggGACAGTTGCCAGCTGATGCagaattcaattttttagATCATGCAAAGCGTTTGGATATGTATGGAGTGGAATTACATAAAGCGAGA GATTCGACAAACAAAGAGATACAATTAGGCGTTACGTCGATCGGTTTGGTCATATTTCAAAACGGCATTAAAATCAACGTATTCTCATGGTCGAAAATAGTTAAGATTTCTTTTaagagaaaacaattttttatacagCTTCGACGAGAACAA TCTGAAACCTACGATACATTACTGGGCTTCAACATGCAGACTTACCGTAGTTCGAAAAATTTGTGGAAGGCCTGCGTCGAGCATCACACTTTCTTTAGGCTGCACAGTCCGAAAATGCGACCAAAACGGTTTCCCCTCACTTTAAGCAGCAGGTTTACGTATTCGGGGCGAACGGAATTTCAAACGGTTGAAGATGGGAAACACAGAGCGCGCGTGGAAAGGACGTTTATACG ATCACCCAGCAAGAAAATAGCTCATGCTATTGCGTCTGTTACCGAAGACAAAGGCAAGATGACAATACCTCCTGGAAGATCTTCACGATCGTACGACAATAAGGTGCAGTCCCTCGGTGCACGTGAACCACGTCAGGCGTGGGGTGAAGGAAATCAAAGTGACGA tgaaggtggttttttatctTTGAGGGAAGAAATAACAGCAAGCTACACGCAAGGTGGAGCGTTCTCTCCAGCGTTAGGATCTCGAATATTCAGTTACGCGGATGACGATACAGCTGCCGAAAGAAATATCTATGATCTGCCAGATTATAGCGAACCAACTAGTTCGCCAGCACCGCAA ATATTGGAGGATGGTCTAGTGACGATATCTTTGACACCGGACGAACAAGGCCGTTTTGGCTTTAACGTAAAAGGTGGATTAGATTTAGATATGCCGATCTTGGTGTCACGCGTTGCCCCGAACACACCCGCTGATCGCTGCTATCCAAAACTGAACGAGGGAGATCAA GTTGTTTACATCAATGGAATCGACGTTAGTGGCTTGTTGCATGAGCGCGTGGTAAATTTAATACGGCAGTCACGCGACCGCGGATCCGGTGAACTCACGCTAACTGTCAGACCTAATGCCCTGTATAACGCATTGGCTGGTACCGACGAGACATCTGAGGAAGAGCCACCTTATAG ATATGTACCTGATGCACCTCATGCGGCCATTGGATCTGATGCATTGGCGCAATCTATGCTGTTGCTCGCGGATGGTCTAGCGAGCGGTGCCCTGATCGCGCAATACGAACAATTATACAGAAAGAATCCGGAACTCACGTCACTCGAATCGAAGAAACCAGAGAATCAGTCGAAAAATCGTTACCGGGATATATCACCGT ACGACGTTACTCGAGTAATTTTGATGGGATCTGCAAATGGAGATTACATTAACGCCAATTATGTGAACATGGAGATACCAGGATCAGGgattattaatagatacaTCGCTACGCAAGGCCCGCTGTCTTCCACTGTCGCCGACTTTTGGCAAATGGTTCTAGAAGCCGGTAGTACGCTCGTTGTTATGTTGACGACCCTAGTTGAACGCGGTCGTGCAAAGTGTCACCAATACTGGCCGGCGTATAATGAGACTCTGACGTTAAGAAATCTTACTCTTACGTCGACCGCAGAAAACGTCGaagatacatttatttttcgagaatTTATACTCCGCGATGTCAAT ACcggagaagaaagagatataACGCATATGCAGTATTGTAGCTGGCCTGACCACGGAGTGCCCAGTGATTGGCGACAATTTACCACGTTTACAGAGCGCGTGAGAGCAGCTCGTACTGGAATAGTCGAACCTGCGGTTGTGCACTGTTCCGCTGGCATAGGACGAACCGGTGTGCTAGTTTTAATGGAAACTGCATTGTGTCTAATTGAAGCTAATCAACCAGTCTACCCATTAGATATTGTACGCTCTATGAGAGATCAGAGAGCGATGATGATACAAAATGCT agtcaatataaatttgtgtGTGAAGCAGTCCATAAGGCTTACAGCGAAGGAATAGCTAAGCCACTTCCAGAGTTCAGTaggtga